From one Candidatus Moraniibacteriota bacterium genomic stretch:
- a CDS encoding ChbG/HpnK family deacetylase — protein sequence MIALEDAYLKSHLNSHRHRVMISADDFGISRYANSNTLYLIMLGKIDRVGLMTYGKIYEEEIKELARSRVKLDIHLDVLHKFNEEHRKRTGVVFRVIEFMAKRITGKLSNEEVEADWTKQIEKFRKMFGKNPDGISSHEHVHFYPPFFKIALKLQAKYSIPYIRFGESTLAEQNKPAARILHWLKIVNRKNFRENGYVSSESFTNLDWIKDIEGFINNLPKGITEIACHPEVIDDFEKIKKYF from the coding sequence ATGATTGCCCTAGAAGATGCATATTTAAAATCACATCTAAATTCTCACCGCCATCGTGTAATGATAAGTGCAGATGATTTTGGCATAAGCAGATATGCAAATAGCAATACTCTCTATTTAATAATGCTTGGAAAAATAGACAGAGTTGGCTTAATGACATACGGAAAAATTTATGAAGAAGAAATAAAAGAGCTGGCCAGAAGCCGAGTTAAGCTAGATATTCATCTAGATGTTCTGCATAAATTTAACGAGGAACACAGAAAAAGAACCGGGGTAGTTTTTCGCGTAATAGAGTTTATGGCAAAAAGAATCACCGGAAAATTATCAAATGAAGAAGTAGAAGCTGATTGGACCAAACAGATAGAAAAATTCAGGAAAATGTTCGGCAAAAATCCAGACGGCATAAGTTCTCACGAACATGTACACTTTTATCCTCCCTTTTTTAAGATTGCACTTAAACTGCAGGCTAAATATTCTATTCCCTATATTCGTTTTGGAGAGAGTACTTTAGCTGAGCAAAACAAGCCCGCTGCACGCATTTTACATTGGTTAAAAATAGTTAATAGAAAAAATTTTCGAGAAAACGGATATGTTTCATCCGAATCATTCACTAACCTGGATTGGATAAAGGATATAGAAGGATTTATTAATAACTTACCTAAAGGCATTACTGAAATTGCATGCCATCCTGAAGTTATTGATGATTTTGAAAAAATAAAGAAATATTTCTGA
- a CDS encoding AI-2E family transporter, whose translation MESKNFNVYFFLFTLVCISILAVFIFKPFFIAIALAAILAVVFQKPFNFFLRITGNRQRISAFIISFLGIIIFGALFFGVISLVVKEVSVLYHNLYNQNYIDSLVQGVNSNPILKSLGADNLINKETIGKSISDLSQGAFSILQKTYESIANFILMGIVMFFTLYYFLIDGKELVRKAMYISPLRDTHEKMLIDKFISMSSATLKGSLITGIVQGIAGGLLFAAVGIPSAVIWGIVMMFFSLIPMFGTSLIWLPAGIIMLFLGNIWQGVVILVVGVSVVSVIDNLLRPKLVGKDSQMNPLLVFFAMLGGINIFGFLGFIIGPIIVALALTLWDIYAVEFKSQLKKYNA comes from the coding sequence ATGGAATCAAAAAATTTTAACGTGTATTTTTTTCTTTTTACCTTAGTATGTATAAGTATTTTGGCGGTTTTTATTTTTAAGCCGTTTTTCATAGCAATAGCATTGGCGGCTATATTAGCCGTAGTTTTTCAAAAGCCTTTTAATTTTTTTCTGCGTATAACCGGGAATCGCCAAAGAATAAGCGCATTCATTATATCTTTCTTGGGGATAATTATTTTCGGAGCTTTATTTTTCGGAGTTATAAGCTTGGTGGTAAAAGAAGTCTCTGTTCTTTATCATAATTTATATAATCAAAACTATATAGATAGTTTGGTTCAGGGTGTAAATTCTAACCCAATCCTTAAATCATTGGGAGCTGATAATCTTATCAATAAGGAAACGATAGGAAAATCTATATCAGATTTGAGCCAGGGAGCTTTCTCTATTTTGCAAAAAACTTATGAAAGTATTGCGAACTTTATCCTTATGGGCATAGTTATGTTTTTTACCCTGTATTATTTCCTTATCGACGGTAAGGAATTGGTGCGAAAGGCTATGTATATAAGTCCCTTGCGTGATACTCACGAGAAAATGCTTATTGATAAATTTATTTCCATGAGTAGCGCAACGCTCAAGGGATCTTTGATAACTGGGATAGTTCAAGGCATAGCAGGAGGATTATTGTTTGCGGCAGTAGGAATACCGTCGGCTGTAATATGGGGCATTGTAATGATGTTTTTTTCTTTAATTCCGATGTTTGGTACCAGCTTAATCTGGCTTCCTGCCGGGATAATAATGCTTTTTCTTGGGAACATATGGCAGGGAGTCGTTATTTTAGTTGTCGGCGTGAGTGTTGTTTCAGTTATTGATAATTTGCTAAGGCCGAAATTGGTAGGAAAAGATTCTCAAATGAATCCGCTGTTAGTTTTTTTCGCCATGCTTGGAGGCATAAACATATTCGGATTTCTTGGTTTTATAATAGGTCCTATTATTGTTGCTCTCGCCCTTACTCTTTGGGATATTTATGCGGTTGAATTTAAGAGTCAGCTGAAAAAATATAATGCTTGA
- the lgt gene encoding prolipoprotein diacylglyceryl transferase, with product MLYFYQHIPQYIDPIIFTVGSFSIRWYALSYIAGFLATYLVLIYRSRKGEFVQESSNLKTEEITIYKSQFSGLISDFLFVAFFSSIIGGRIGYVLFYNFSYYISNPLAIISPFENGNFTGIYGMSYHGALLGILLGSYVFLRIKKINFWKWADFVAPAVPVGYFFGRIGNFLNGELYGRVTDSSLGMYFTNSPLLLRYPSQILEAFFEGIVLFAILWSIRNKNFFPGKIFSIYLLGYGFFRIFSEIFREPDPQIGLILGYFTLGQLMSLIMIIAGAVIFVSRKR from the coding sequence ATGTTGTATTTTTACCAGCATATTCCACAATATATAGATCCGATCATTTTTACGGTCGGTTCTTTTTCTATAAGATGGTACGCTTTGTCATATATCGCTGGCTTTCTTGCAACTTATTTAGTTTTAATCTACAGAAGCAGAAAAGGAGAATTTGTTCAAGAAAGTTCAAATTTAAAAACAGAAGAAATTACAATTTACAAATCCCAATTTTCAGGACTTATTTCTGATTTTTTGTTTGTGGCTTTTTTTTCTTCTATTATCGGAGGAAGGATTGGATATGTTTTGTTTTATAATTTTTCATATTATATTTCCAATCCGCTTGCGATTATTTCTCCTTTTGAAAATGGAAATTTTACCGGAATATATGGAATGAGTTATCACGGTGCCTTGCTTGGAATATTGCTGGGAAGTTATGTGTTTTTGCGCATCAAGAAAATAAATTTTTGGAAATGGGCTGATTTTGTTGCTCCTGCTGTTCCTGTGGGATATTTTTTTGGCAGGATTGGAAACTTTCTGAATGGAGAGCTTTATGGACGGGTTACTGATTCTTCATTAGGCATGTATTTCACAAACAGCCCGTTGTTGTTGCGCTATCCATCTCAAATTCTGGAGGCCTTTTTCGAGGGGATTGTCCTTTTTGCAATTCTCTGGAGTATAAGGAATAAGAATTTTTTTCCGGGAAAGATTTTTTCCATATATCTTTTGGGTTATGGTTTTTTCCGTATTTTTTCCGAAATATTCAGGGAACCCGATCCTCAAATTGGCCTTATTTTAGGGTATTTTACCTTAGGGCAACTTATGTCTCTTATTATGATAATTGCAGGAGCAGTTATATTTGTTTCCAGAAAACGTTAA
- a CDS encoding EamA family transporter, with the protein MLWILIVTGAYFFGALSNVGDKFLLGSKKISSAPVYSFYIGIFGLGAFILAPFGLTFPNGDIMTLCLISGLLFTVGITFLYFAIERAEASRVMPVFGAVIPIVSFILASIYGVENLTTLQILGVALLVFGGLLISFDLPLKLGKRKFFSGFYHACAAGFVIAVAYLIFKYIADSGEPFITWYIWTRVGGLIGAIGLLLVPSWKKNIFNSFLSAKKNKKNAAKTGGIFIGNKLIGGISTLMLNYAIQLGSVTLINALVSLQYVFVLAIVTILSRTRANVFQEKLLFWDWAQKVAAIAIIAVGMFFVY; encoded by the coding sequence ATGCTTTGGATTTTAATTGTTACAGGCGCATATTTTTTCGGGGCTTTATCGAATGTTGGAGATAAATTTCTTTTAGGGTCCAAAAAAATATCTTCTGCGCCGGTATATTCTTTTTATATCGGTATTTTTGGATTGGGTGCATTTATTTTGGCTCCTTTCGGGTTAACTTTTCCAAACGGAGATATAATGACACTTTGCCTCATAAGCGGATTGCTTTTTACGGTGGGAATAACCTTTTTGTATTTTGCGATTGAACGGGCAGAGGCAAGCCGGGTAATGCCCGTATTCGGAGCAGTTATTCCTATTGTCTCTTTTATCCTGGCTTCAATCTATGGCGTAGAAAATCTGACTACACTGCAAATCCTCGGAGTAGCATTGCTTGTTTTCGGAGGACTTCTGATTTCTTTTGATCTGCCATTAAAATTGGGTAAAAGAAAATTTTTTTCAGGGTTCTACCATGCCTGTGCAGCTGGATTTGTTATAGCAGTCGCATATTTAATATTTAAATACATTGCTGATAGCGGTGAACCTTTCATTACATGGTATATATGGACGCGGGTAGGAGGTCTGATTGGCGCAATCGGACTGTTGCTTGTCCCATCCTGGAAAAAAAATATTTTTAACAGTTTTTTGTCTGCTAAAAAAAATAAAAAAAATGCGGCGAAAACCGGAGGAATATTTATCGGCAATAAGCTTATCGGAGGAATAAGCACGCTGATGTTGAATTATGCGATTCAATTGGGAAGTGTGACACTGATTAATGCCTTAGTTTCTTTGCAGTATGTTTTTGTACTAGCTATTGTAACAATTCTTTCAAGAACGAGAGCAAATGTTTTCCAGGAAAAACTTTTATTCTGGGACTGGGCGCAGAAAGTTGCAGCTATTGCTATTATCGCAGTCGGAATGTTTTTTGTTTATTAG
- a CDS encoding cellulase family glycosylhydrolase gives MKIFKKIAKFTGYFLSLILALALLFFIYINLPVKPVDDNAKIGVTFSARYAQDIGLDWRQAYLAMLDDLKIKYIRIPVYWDLVEKNSGEYDFSDIDWQLSEAQKRDAKIILVIGQKVPRWPECFIPEWVGSDDAKRKEKLLTFEETVVNRYKNNHPEIASWQIENEPFLDFGVCPSADPDLLDAEIAKVKSLDSSRTVVITDSGELSLWIEAAKRADIFGTTMYREVYTKKYGHWRYPIGPNFFKAKQLLIKIFADQDNIVVIELQGEPWVEGWTVHAPIERQLESMNAEILRDNIGFAKKTGINEIYIWGVEWWYWMKETQNNSSLWEMAKSIINQNNLK, from the coding sequence ATGAAAATTTTTAAAAAGATTGCTAAATTTACGGGATATTTTTTAAGCCTTATCTTGGCGCTAGCTTTGTTGTTTTTCATTTATATAAATCTTCCAGTCAAACCAGTTGATGACAATGCAAAAATCGGTGTAACATTTTCTGCGCGCTATGCCCAGGATATCGGGCTTGATTGGCGTCAGGCCTATCTGGCAATGTTGGATGATTTGAAAATAAAGTACATCCGTATTCCTGTTTATTGGGATTTGGTGGAAAAAAATTCTGGTGAATATGATTTTTCTGATATTGACTGGCAGTTATCTGAGGCTCAAAAACGGGATGCAAAAATAATTTTAGTCATTGGACAAAAAGTTCCACGCTGGCCGGAATGTTTTATTCCCGAATGGGTCGGTTCTGATGATGCCAAGAGAAAAGAAAAACTCTTAACCTTTGAAGAAACTGTTGTAAATAGATATAAAAATAACCATCCGGAAATTGCCAGTTGGCAGATTGAAAATGAGCCCTTTTTGGATTTTGGAGTTTGTCCTTCTGCTGACCCCGATCTTCTTGATGCAGAAATTGCTAAAGTTAAAAGCCTTGATTCGTCCAGAACTGTTGTTATAACAGACAGTGGGGAACTCAGTTTGTGGATTGAAGCAGCCAAGAGGGCGGATATTTTTGGAACGACAATGTATCGGGAAGTATATACCAAAAAATATGGCCATTGGCGCTATCCGATAGGTCCGAATTTTTTCAAGGCAAAACAATTATTGATTAAAATATTCGCAGATCAAGATAATATTGTTGTCATTGAACTTCAGGGAGAACCGTGGGTTGAAGGTTGGACGGTGCATGCGCCAATCGAAAGGCAACTAGAATCAATGAACGCGGAAATCTTGAGAGATAACATTGGGTTTGCTAAAAAAACGGGCATCAATGAGATTTATATCTGGGGAGTCGAGTGGTGGTATTGGATGAAAGAAACACAAAATAATTCATCTCTTTGGGAAATGGCCAAATCAATTATTAATCAGAATAATTTGAAATGA
- a CDS encoding HAD family phosphatase: protein MPKQKKIAVFDIDGTIFRKNLQFELINELSWMHIFPRKVRNQIVDLYVNWLEHKGTYEQYRKGLVDLYEKYIPGCSLKDIEHASKLVVSFHQDRTYIFAEKLIRKLRQENYHLIAISGSPIEVVREFNDKHLKFDEVFGTVYRYDKNDKCTGVVEYEPVNHKGHLVKQYIYEHGMTLKDSYGIGDTESDASLLDLVENPIAFNPNENLRAIAENKGWRIVVEKKDVIYDVNS from the coding sequence ATGCCTAAACAGAAAAAAATAGCCGTTTTTGATATCGATGGTACAATTTTCAGAAAAAATCTTCAGTTTGAGCTTATTAATGAACTTTCCTGGATGCATATATTTCCCAGGAAGGTCAGAAATCAAATTGTTGATCTTTATGTAAATTGGCTGGAACATAAGGGAACTTATGAACAGTATCGCAAAGGTTTGGTTGATCTTTATGAAAAATATATTCCCGGATGCAGCCTGAAAGATATTGAACATGCCAGCAAACTGGTTGTTTCATTCCATCAGGACCGCACTTATATTTTTGCAGAAAAACTTATACGCAAGCTAAGGCAGGAAAATTATCACTTAATTGCAATTTCCGGATCACCGATTGAAGTTGTCAGGGAATTCAATGATAAACACTTAAAGTTCGATGAAGTTTTTGGTACTGTTTATAGATATGATAAAAATGATAAATGTACGGGTGTAGTCGAGTATGAGCCAGTAAACCATAAAGGACATTTAGTAAAGCAATACATATATGAACACGGGATGACACTGAAAGACTCTTATGGGATTGGTGACACAGAATCAGATGCCAGCTTGCTCGATCTTGTGGAAAATCCTATTGCTTTTAATCCCAATGAGAACCTGAGAGCAATTGCAGAAAATAAAGGCTGGAGGATAGTTGTAGAAAAGAAAGATGTGATATATGATGTTAATAGTTAA
- the rplT gene encoding 50S ribosomal protein L20, with translation MARVKRGVAASKRRKNVLKMAKGFRWRRSKNYVAAKEALLKAGKYAHRDRRAKKRTNRSLWILRLNNAVRQFEFSYSKFIAVLKSKKIEIDRKVLSQMAVENPQVFAKFVEKIK, from the coding sequence ATGGCAAGAGTAAAACGCGGCGTTGCTGCATCAAAAAGGAGAAAAAATGTATTAAAAATGGCTAAAGGTTTCCGTTGGCGCCGAAGCAAAAATTATGTTGCTGCCAAGGAAGCTTTGCTCAAAGCCGGAAAATATGCGCACAGAGATCGTCGCGCTAAAAAACGCACCAACAGATCCCTGTGGATTCTCAGACTTAACAATGCTGTACGGCAATTTGAATTCTCTTACAGCAAATTCATTGCTGTCCTGAAATCCAAGAAAATTGAAATCGATCGCAAGGTGCTTTCTCAGATGGCAGTTGAAAATCCCCAAGTTTTCGCAAAGTTCGTGGAGAAAATAAAATAA
- a CDS encoding 50S ribosomal protein L35 codes for MPKIKTKKSVVKKVKITKNKKVLRRSTGQNHYNSKETGAEGRAKKKDKRMFRTDEKNVVAALPYAIGK; via the coding sequence ATGCCTAAGATAAAAACCAAGAAATCTGTTGTCAAAAAAGTGAAGATCACTAAAAATAAAAAAGTTCTTCGCAGATCAACAGGACAAAATCATTATAATTCAAAAGAAACAGGAGCAGAGGGCAGAGCCAAGAAAAAAGACAAGCGCATGTTCAGAACAGACGAAAAGAATGTCGTGGCTGCATTGCCGTATGCAATTGGAAAGTAA
- the infC gene encoding translation initiation factor IF-3 has translation MRTNEGIRVPRVFVISEDGKQLGEMNTFEALALAKESFLDLVEVSPKAVPPVCRIMDYGKHIYQQSKQMRLAKAKQKKVETKGVRLGVRTDIHDLDFKRTQSEKFLNHGDKVKIEIVLRGREKAHQDLARQNLQNFISSITVPYKIEDPIKRFPGGFNVIIAPATEQ, from the coding sequence TTGCGCACGAATGAGGGTATCCGTGTTCCGCGCGTGTTTGTTATTAGCGAAGACGGTAAACAACTGGGCGAAATGAATACTTTTGAAGCTCTCGCTCTCGCTAAAGAAAGTTTTTTGGATTTGGTCGAAGTTTCACCTAAAGCTGTACCGCCAGTGTGTCGCATTATGGATTACGGAAAACATATCTATCAGCAATCCAAACAAATGAGACTTGCAAAGGCGAAGCAGAAGAAGGTTGAAACCAAAGGAGTGCGCCTCGGAGTCAGGACAGATATCCATGACCTTGATTTCAAAAGAACACAGTCTGAAAAATTTTTAAACCATGGAGACAAGGTGAAGATTGAAATAGTGCTGCGCGGAAGAGAAAAAGCTCACCAGGATTTAGCCAGACAAAATTTGCAGAATTTCATATCATCCATAACTGTTCCCTACAAGATAGAGGATCCGATTAAAAGGTTTCCCGGAGGATTCAATGTTATAATCGCACCAGCGACAGAGCAATAA
- the smpB gene encoding SsrA-binding protein SmpB — protein sequence MADIAFNKRAGFDYELQKKFEAGLMLTGAEVKSVKNGHISLKGSFVTMHDGELYLTNANISPYPFAKTAETYNPTRSRKLLVRKSEISSLIGKLQTKGLTLVPLRVYTKKRLIKLEFALAQGKKKFDKRENIAKRESKRRMERFIKNN from the coding sequence ATGGCAGACATAGCATTCAACAAACGAGCGGGCTTTGACTATGAACTTCAGAAAAAATTTGAGGCCGGTTTGATGCTGACTGGAGCAGAAGTAAAATCTGTCAAAAACGGACACATCAGTTTAAAAGGGAGTTTCGTGACTATGCACGATGGTGAACTATATCTAACCAACGCCAATATATCTCCCTATCCTTTTGCCAAGACTGCCGAAACATATAATCCGACAAGATCACGCAAGCTTTTGGTCCGTAAATCTGAAATATCCTCTCTTATCGGAAAATTGCAGACAAAAGGCTTGACATTGGTCCCTCTTCGTGTGTATACTAAGAAGCGACTTATCAAATTAGAATTTGCTTTAGCGCAAGGAAAAAAGAAGTTTGACAAACGAGAAAACATCGCCAAAAGAGAGTCCAAACGCAGAATGGAAAGGTTTATAAAAAACAATTAA
- a CDS encoding U32 family peptidase, producing MKNAKKAKNKIELLAPAGSLEKFKYAIKYGADAVYAGIPDISMRVRINNFTEKDLLEAAKFAHSQGKKIFVTVNIYAHDCHLPKIEKHLKFLKKVAPDAVIISDPGVINLAKKYLPKTDIHLSTQANTTNWQAAKFWHEAGVKRIILAREVTLKDIKKIHHKVPKLELEYFVHGAMCMSYSGRCILSKWMSGQSANEGGCTQPCRWAYKKIKNRKSEMKSMEIAEVQSGREIALEEDSHGTYFFNSKDLNLIAHLKELRSAGVSAFKIEGRNKSAYYVASVTRAYRQMINAIESKKSAGEIKKIQRWAEKELEKTANRGYTKGFLFGNEPEHEFEGSHSNNEFQFVGEVVASQGKELTVKIHNAIRKDDKIEIIMPEKNIPIKILGVYNEKREEVVSAHGGHSNLYIIKIDKEEIEPLSLLRKIIK from the coding sequence ATGAAAAATGCAAAAAAAGCTAAAAATAAAATAGAATTATTGGCGCCGGCGGGGAGTCTGGAAAAATTCAAATACGCCATTAAATATGGAGCTGATGCTGTATATGCGGGCATTCCGGATATTTCCATGCGGGTCAGAATTAATAATTTTACCGAAAAAGATCTTCTGGAGGCAGCCAAATTCGCCCATTCCCAAGGGAAGAAGATATTTGTGACTGTGAATATATATGCTCACGACTGCCATCTTCCAAAAATTGAAAAACATCTGAAATTTCTGAAAAAAGTTGCTCCTGATGCCGTGATCATTTCTGATCCGGGAGTCATAAATTTAGCCAAGAAATATTTGCCAAAAACTGATATCCATTTGAGCACGCAAGCCAACACCACGAATTGGCAGGCGGCAAAATTCTGGCATGAAGCGGGAGTAAAAAGAATAATTTTAGCCCGCGAAGTGACGCTTAAAGATATAAAAAAAATTCATCATAAAGTGCCTAAACTGGAGCTTGAATATTTTGTGCACGGCGCCATGTGCATGAGCTATTCAGGCAGGTGCATTTTGAGCAAATGGATGTCAGGGCAAAGCGCGAATGAAGGTGGTTGCACTCAGCCATGCCGTTGGGCGTATAAAAAAATAAAAAACAGAAAATCAGAAATGAAAAGTATGGAAATTGCAGAAGTGCAGAGCGGGAGAGAAATAGCATTAGAGGAAGATTCTCATGGCACCTATTTTTTCAACAGCAAAGATCTGAATTTGATTGCACACCTCAAGGAACTTCGCAGTGCCGGAGTGTCAGCGTTCAAAATAGAAGGGCGCAACAAGAGCGCATATTATGTCGCCAGTGTCACGCGCGCTTATCGCCAGATGATTAATGCAATTGAATCGAAAAAATCTGCTGGTGAAATCAAGAAAATTCAGCGTTGGGCAGAAAAAGAATTAGAAAAAACTGCTAATAGAGGTTACACTAAAGGATTTTTATTCGGAAACGAGCCAGAGCATGAGTTTGAAGGAAGTCATTCCAACAATGAATTCCAATTTGTCGGGGAAGTTGTTGCGAGTCAGGGGAAAGAATTGACGGTAAAAATCCATAATGCCATCCGCAAGGACGATAAGATTGAAATTATCATGCCGGAAAAAAATATTCCCATAAAAATATTGGGGGTTTATAATGAAAAAAGAGAAGAAGTTGTTTCAGCTCACGGAGGACACAGCAATCTTTATATTATTAAAATCGATAAAGAGGAGATCGAACCGCTGTCCTTGCTGAGGAAAATTATAAAATAA
- a CDS encoding NGG1p interacting factor NIF3, with product MNIQEIYKLAIKMGIENDFRSEKQIKKQLKRQKENYEKLPKDKKEIFDMEKLTNPYSDSRIHFDNGKKNIKKIMAGIDIDTAEIMLAEELDIENIIAHHPIGLGLAGLDDVMHYQADILEQYGVPINVAESLMKKRISEVSRGINPENHYKEINAAKLLNINLINVHTPADNLVAKFVENKIKKDKPEYVGGIIKSLLEIPEYKEAAKKGFGPVIFSGSEENRTGKIALTEITGGTSGSKDIYEKLSQVGVGTVIGMHMSEEYRKEAEKYHINVVIAGHISSDSLGMNLFLDELEKRGIEIVPCSGLIRVNRNKKKK from the coding sequence ATGAACATCCAAGAAATTTACAAATTGGCAATTAAGATGGGAATTGAAAATGATTTTCGTTCCGAAAAGCAAATAAAAAAACAACTGAAAAGACAGAAGGAAAATTATGAAAAACTTCCTAAAGATAAAAAGGAAATTTTTGATATGGAAAAATTAACCAATCCGTATTCTGATTCCAGAATACATTTCGATAATGGAAAGAAAAATATAAAAAAAATAATGGCTGGCATCGATATTGATACAGCGGAAATAATGTTGGCTGAAGAATTGGACATTGAAAATATTATTGCTCATCATCCAATAGGACTGGGATTAGCCGGACTGGATGACGTTATGCATTATCAGGCTGATATTCTGGAACAATATGGCGTACCGATAAATGTGGCTGAAAGTCTGATGAAAAAAAGAATCAGCGAAGTAAGCCGCGGTATAAACCCAGAAAATCATTATAAAGAAATTAATGCGGCAAAATTATTAAACATCAACCTTATAAATGTTCATACTCCAGCTGACAATTTAGTAGCAAAATTTGTTGAAAATAAGATAAAGAAAGACAAACCGGAATATGTGGGAGGTATTATAAAATCACTTTTAGAAATACCGGAATACAAAGAAGCGGCCAAGAAAGGTTTTGGCCCGGTAATATTTTCCGGTTCAGAAGAAAACAGAACCGGGAAGATAGCGCTTACAGAAATCACTGGAGGAACCTCTGGAAGCAAGGACATTTATGAAAAGTTGTCTCAAGTCGGGGTAGGAACTGTTATCGGCATGCATATGAGTGAAGAATATCGCAAGGAAGCGGAAAAATATCACATCAATGTTGTGATAGCAGGGCACATCTCATCAGATTCTTTGGGAATG